A region from the Dehalococcoidales bacterium genome encodes:
- a CDS encoding FMN-binding glutamate synthase family protein, which translates to MSFSKPNASAATVTTTRVDPAPISGLCVTCVDGCPGYCEVGRSALRGREVIYPQPFGKVIAGGEKDYPVDFSHFNIQGSCVGAFGIEADPDKAIFSAVDLSTEIGAGADKIKMKVPFFTGALGSTEIARVNWEGAAIAIAISGAVLVCGENVCAMDPKAEFKNGRVVRSPEMERRVKVYQDWYDGYGALLIQANVEDTRLGVQEYVIDKLGIEGVEIKWGQGAKNIGGEVKLPTLERALQLKQRGYIVLPDPENPFVQEAHRLGGITEFERHSRLGMVDEESFMKRVEELRKAGAKYVTLKTGAYRPADLARAVKYCSEARIDLLTVDGAGGGTGMSPWRMMNEWGIPTVYLESLLYQYLKRLDDKGKFVPSCAIAGGIALEDQVFKALALGAPYIRSVCMGRSTLTAAMVGKTHGELMTESYQGAQEYDEMLLRTFTAAEQLKEKFGNDFRRIPPAAIGIYTYYDRLATGLRQLMAGERKFALEYIDRNDLMSLTREATDVSGIPYVMDADREEVDKILG; encoded by the coding sequence CTGTGTGTCACCTGTGTTGATGGTTGCCCGGGGTACTGCGAGGTAGGACGGTCAGCGCTTAGAGGGAGAGAAGTTATCTACCCGCAACCCTTTGGCAAGGTCATCGCGGGAGGAGAGAAAGACTACCCGGTTGATTTCTCTCATTTCAACATCCAGGGAAGCTGCGTAGGCGCGTTCGGCATCGAAGCTGACCCGGACAAAGCCATTTTCTCCGCCGTCGACCTATCCACCGAGATTGGTGCCGGTGCCGATAAGATAAAGATGAAGGTGCCTTTCTTCACCGGCGCCCTGGGTTCTACGGAAATCGCACGGGTAAACTGGGAAGGCGCGGCTATCGCCATCGCCATATCCGGGGCGGTACTTGTCTGCGGTGAGAATGTCTGCGCCATGGACCCAAAGGCAGAATTCAAGAACGGAAGAGTAGTCAGGTCTCCGGAGATGGAGAGAAGAGTCAAGGTATACCAGGACTGGTATGATGGCTACGGAGCCCTGCTCATCCAGGCGAACGTGGAAGATACCAGGCTTGGTGTTCAAGAGTATGTCATCGATAAACTGGGCATTGAGGGCGTCGAGATAAAATGGGGACAGGGAGCCAAAAATATCGGCGGCGAGGTCAAGCTACCCACCCTGGAAAGAGCGCTCCAGCTCAAGCAAAGAGGGTATATAGTTCTCCCCGACCCGGAAAATCCTTTCGTCCAGGAAGCTCACCGTCTCGGTGGCATCACCGAGTTTGAGAGGCATTCTCGCCTGGGCATGGTCGATGAGGAATCCTTCATGAAAAGAGTGGAAGAACTGAGAAAAGCGGGAGCCAAATATGTCACCCTCAAAACCGGCGCCTACAGACCAGCCGATCTGGCCCGCGCGGTGAAATATTGCTCCGAAGCCAGGATTGACCTGCTTACGGTGGACGGTGCCGGCGGCGGTACCGGGATGAGTCCCTGGAGAATGATGAACGAGTGGGGTATACCGACGGTTTACCTGGAGAGCCTCCTCTATCAATATCTCAAAAGACTGGATGACAAGGGCAAATTCGTTCCCAGTTGCGCCATTGCCGGCGGCATCGCCCTTGAAGACCAGGTCTTCAAGGCGCTAGCCCTCGGCGCCCCTTACATAAGGTCAGTCTGCATGGGACGGTCTACCCTCACCGCGGCTATGGTCGGCAAGACGCATGGTGAACTAATGACGGAGAGCTACCAGGGCGCACAGGAATACGATGAGATGTTGCTGCGCACTTTTACGGCCGCCGAGCAGCTTAAAGAGAAGTTCGGCAATGATTTCCGCCGAATCCCACCGGCAGCCATAGGCATTTATACCTATTATGACCGCCTGGCCACCGGGCTGCGCCAGCTCATGGCCGGCGAACGCAAGTTTGCCCTCGAATATATTGACAGGAACGACCTCATGTCATTGACCCGCGAGGCAACGGATGTTTCCGGCATCCCTTATGTGATGGATGCAGACAGGGAAGAGGTCGACAAGATTCTGGGTTAA
- a CDS encoding indolepyruvate oxidoreductase subunit beta — translation MKTLIKDPLNIIIIGVAGQGNVVISMLVCNALLQQGYMVTFGQTYGANQRGGSVMNYVRVSRENQCSPLVPDGRADVILALEPVEALRMLAQYGNPEVTTIVNPRPIYSIEAARGDSDYPDMDTLTRTIRELSAKSWFINATEEAQKLGYPIVANVILAGALIGSGVLPLDKEALEPVIRERFPRAVELNMTALSRGMELAGSS, via the coding sequence ATGAAGACACTGATTAAGGACCCGCTCAACATAATTATCATTGGTGTTGCCGGGCAGGGTAACGTGGTCATATCCATGCTTGTCTGTAATGCTTTGTTACAGCAGGGCTACATGGTCACTTTCGGGCAGACCTACGGGGCAAACCAGAGGGGTGGCTCGGTGATGAATTACGTGAGAGTCTCCAGAGAAAATCAATGCAGCCCGCTTGTCCCTGACGGAAGGGCTGACGTCATTCTGGCGCTGGAACCGGTGGAAGCCCTGCGGATGCTGGCTCAGTACGGCAATCCGGAGGTCACCACCATAGTAAACCCGAGGCCGATATATTCCATCGAAGCCGCCCGGGGTGACAGCGATTATCCCGATATGGATACGCTTACCCGGACAATCAGGGAGCTATCGGCGAAATCATGGTTCATCAATGCCACCGAGGAAGCGCAGAAATTGGGTTATCCAATTGTCGCCAACGTGATTCTGGCCGGGGCTCTCATCGGTTCCGGCGTGCTGCCCCTGGACAAGGAAGCGCTGGAACCGGTAATACGCGAGCGTTTTCCCAGAGCGGTCGAGCTTAACATGACGGCCCTCAGCAGAGGCATGGAGCTTGCCGGAAGTAGCTAA
- a CDS encoding 4Fe-4S binding protein yields the protein MIKTVCVKHCAEPFCVPACPSGALKVSDGEIVVDQEKCHGCGLCRVMCMTWSRDHTMRTKSRFWLAGRL from the coding sequence ATGATTAAAACAGTTTGTGTCAAGCACTGCGCTGAGCCGTTCTGTGTTCCGGCATGCCCCTCAGGAGCGCTGAAAGTATCCGACGGCGAGATTGTCGTCGATCAGGAGAAATGCCACGGCTGCGGTCTTTGCCGGGTGATGTGCATGACCTGGAGCCGTGACCATACGATGAGAACCAAGAGCCGTTTCTGGCTTGCCGGAAGGCTGTAA
- a CDS encoding indolepyruvate ferredoxin oxidoreductase subunit alpha — MADIDINAPGTTVLLMGNEAIARGALEAGVGFASSYPGTPASEILPTIAGVAKRRGIYADWGVNEMVAMESAAAASLAGIRSIAPMKQNGVNVCSDLLSNLVMRGVGKGLVLVCADDPGPHNSSQEQDTRPVASWLDIPLLEPGDFQEAKDMTKWLFDLSEEVNTICMLRTVSKISHTRGNVKLGEIPEIKHKAYFDQSKVRGRTPGVHPHGVLHQKMEKAREIFESSPFNRYVGPDKAELLIITCGASSLYSMDAVKLLKLEDKVGILKLGTLWPLPEKLIEKHLSKADKVLFVEEIHPFVEQAVLEMVGNMPSGSAHPAFYGKRSRHIPGHGELDPSLIINALSSLMGVTYQARDAEYDRKAKEIAKSYVTSRSGTLCPGCPHKASHWAIHKALALAGHEGFGAGDIGCYGGGGAGSFFITKTGGCMGAGIGYANGFGKLGRFGFDQPVVAFCGDSTFYHAAIPGLIDAIYNNSDVLMVIFDNSATSMTGFQPHAGTGRTAMGDPAKKVSIEAICRAIGARVELCDPFELNKTTETLLDMIENVKGVRVVIMQRECELIRARREPAPYRVYVDLEKCLGEDCGCDMFCNRVFLCTGLTWNRQTGKAEIDDVICAGCGVCVDVCPHGAIIKEKLASPEKETVEEVAAR, encoded by the coding sequence ATGGCAGATATTGATATAAATGCTCCCGGTACTACAGTACTATTAATGGGAAATGAGGCTATCGCCCGCGGGGCACTGGAGGCGGGGGTAGGGTTTGCTTCTTCCTACCCCGGGACACCGGCATCGGAGATACTCCCGACCATCGCCGGGGTGGCCAAGCGGAGAGGCATCTACGCCGACTGGGGGGTAAATGAGATGGTAGCCATGGAATCGGCCGCGGCCGCTTCCCTGGCCGGTATTCGCTCGATAGCCCCGATGAAGCAAAACGGGGTAAATGTTTGTTCCGACCTTTTGTCCAATCTCGTCATGAGGGGGGTCGGTAAGGGGCTGGTACTGGTCTGCGCCGATGACCCGGGCCCGCACAACAGTTCCCAGGAACAGGACACGCGGCCGGTAGCCAGCTGGCTGGATATCCCGCTCCTCGAGCCGGGTGATTTCCAGGAAGCCAAGGACATGACCAAATGGCTATTTGACCTGTCCGAAGAGGTGAACACAATATGTATGCTACGGACGGTCAGTAAGATTTCCCACACCCGGGGCAACGTTAAGCTGGGAGAGATACCGGAAATTAAGCACAAGGCCTATTTTGACCAATCTAAAGTACGGGGGAGAACACCGGGCGTGCACCCGCACGGCGTGCTTCACCAGAAGATGGAAAAGGCGCGGGAAATTTTCGAATCCTCACCCTTCAACCGCTATGTGGGACCGGATAAAGCCGAGCTACTGATTATTACCTGCGGCGCCTCATCCCTCTATTCAATGGATGCCGTAAAACTGTTGAAGCTGGAGGATAAAGTAGGAATCTTGAAACTGGGTACCCTGTGGCCACTGCCGGAAAAATTGATAGAAAAACACCTGAGCAAAGCTGATAAAGTGCTCTTCGTTGAGGAAATACACCCCTTCGTGGAACAGGCCGTTCTGGAGATGGTCGGTAATATGCCCTCCGGCAGCGCACACCCTGCTTTTTACGGCAAGCGCTCCCGGCATATTCCCGGTCATGGAGAGCTTGACCCCAGCCTGATTATCAATGCGCTGAGCAGTCTGATGGGTGTCACCTATCAGGCCCGGGATGCTGAATATGACCGCAAGGCAAAGGAAATCGCCAAGAGCTATGTCACCTCGCGCAGCGGTACCCTGTGCCCCGGCTGTCCCCACAAAGCCAGTCACTGGGCAATCCACAAGGCTCTCGCCCTGGCCGGTCATGAGGGCTTCGGCGCCGGTGATATCGGTTGCTACGGCGGAGGGGGCGCCGGCAGCTTTTTTATCACCAAGACCGGCGGCTGCATGGGTGCCGGTATCGGTTACGCCAACGGCTTTGGCAAACTGGGGCGGTTCGGTTTCGACCAGCCGGTGGTCGCCTTCTGCGGCGACTCCACTTTCTATCACGCTGCCATCCCGGGATTGATTGACGCCATCTACAATAATTCTGATGTTCTCATGGTCATTTTTGATAACAGCGCCACGTCCATGACCGGCTTCCAGCCCCATGCCGGAACGGGTAGAACTGCAATGGGAGACCCGGCCAAAAAAGTGAGTATTGAAGCTATCTGCCGCGCCATCGGGGCGCGGGTTGAGCTTTGTGACCCCTTTGAGCTTAACAAGACTACGGAAACCCTGCTGGATATGATTGAAAACGTGAAGGGTGTCCGGGTCGTCATCATGCAGCGGGAATGTGAACTGATTAGAGCCAGACGGGAACCGGCTCCCTACAGGGTGTACGTCGACCTGGAGAAATGCCTCGGCGAGGACTGCGGTTGCGACATGTTCTGCAACCGGGTGTTTCTCTGCACCGGGTTGACCTGGAACCGGCAGACAGGCAAAGCGGAAATTGACGATGTTATTTGCGCCGGATGCGGCGTCTGTGTTGATGTCTGCCCGCACGGAGCCATCATCAAAGAGAAATTAGCATCACCCGAGAAAGAAACAGTGGAGGAAGTAGCCGCACGATGA